In Chlorobiota bacterium, the sequence GCAAACAGGAACCACACTGGTGTCTGGGAGCACCGGCCAAAATTTCCCGTACGAGTGGCGAATTCCGCTGCAGTTTACGTTCAGTTTTTTAGGAACGAACTATAGTGCCGGGTTCAACATGATTGCATCCATGTCCGGGTATCTTGGATTCAACGGTGCAATCCCGCGCAATGGAGCGGTCTACCCATATCTTTACTATCAAACGAGTTCGACCTATGCATACTACAACAAAGTCATCTGGGTGTATTCCGCTGACTTAACCACCACACCAACCCAACGTGGTATCTACTGGCGAGTTGATGGCACGCCAGGTAACCGCGTTCAAACCATTGAGTGGCGTGTGCAGGGGATCAGCCAGCCGGCTGGCAATCCTGGCAACTTCCAACTGAAACTCTACGAGTCCCCATCGGGCAAGATGGAGTTTATCTATGGTCCCAATTCCATTGACCGCACCGGTTCTTAGCCCGGCCCCAATCGCCGTGGATATGGTGCGTTAGTTGGTATTAAAAACCTTGGGCAAGGGCAAGGGGTGCCTGCCGGAAGCGATGCTGAGAAGTTCGTGATCCTGCAGAACCCCAAAACCAACCCCGATACGCTGGCAATTACCCGCGTGCCAACCATCAATTACGTTGGGGTTCTTGCTAACTATCCTGTGCTGTATGCTTACTACCCAAGCTATGCCCCACCAACGTTTCTCTATCGTTCAACCCCAATCTGGCACTATGAGTTCCCAACAAAGGATGGGCAACAGATCGGCTATCGCTTGTCGCCAGTGTTCGATGACGTTGCTGCCGACTCTATCTGGTTTACGCCGGAACGGCTTGGCAACACGCACTTGGGCGGAAGCACCATCACGGTCAACGCGCAGTTCTTGAACGTTGGGAAAAACGTTCGCCAGAACGTCCCGGTGCAGGCAAAAGTTTACCGCGATCAGGACCTTGTCAACCCGGTGCTAACCCTGAACGGAACAGCGTTCACGACCGCAGCGGCGCAAGGCCAAACATCAACGATTGTGCTTGGCCAGGTTACTCCGCCAATAACCGACATCACCGGAATCTACACGGTGAAGATCTACTCGCAGCTAACCAGCCCGATGGATCAGGATTTCAGCAACGACACGCTGACCGGTCAGTTCGCCATTGCGAAGCCACACGATGTCCGCCCATGGGCCATCCTGCAACCGTACGAGAACAAACCGCCGCTGAATTATCAGTATCCAGTTGGCGTTGGCGTTCCAATTGAAGTTCGGTTCTTGAACGCAGGCTTCAATTCCCAAACGGACGTTCCTGTTGCCTACGAAATCCGCGACAACAGTGGGCTAGTAGTCTATTCGGCTCCGGGAATTGTTCCAGGAGTATGGCAGCCAGCAACCTTCCGCGATCTGAACCTGACCCCTTGGGTTCCAACGCGCCCGGGACGCTACTACCTGAAGGTGCTGACAAACCTCAGCAAGGATGAGAATCGTTTGAACGATACGCTCCCGAACTGGAAATCATGGGGACTACCGTTCGACGTGAACTACGAGATCGAACTGGAAGCTCTGCTTGCAGGCGTTACGCCACATTCGCCGATGGCGGGTGAGTTCTATCCCGATGGCCGCCCGATCCACGTGTCGGCTGGTTTCCGCAACAACGGCCTTGCCGATGCAACAAACGTTCCGGCCAGCGTGGTGATTACAAACTCTGCGGGGCAGATCGTCTATTCGCGCACCGCAACTATCCTCACGGTAACAAGCGGCGGCGCGCCGATGCTGCAAGAGTTTCCTGACTTCATCCCGAACGGAGCAGGCGAGTACTGCTTGACGGTGACGGTGAACGATCCGCAAGACCCGGTGACGGAGAACAACTCGACGACCTGGTGCTTCAACGTGAAGGCACGCTACGCAGGGGTGTACCGCGTTGGGTTCGGCGAGCACTTCCGCACGATCCAGGAAGCCTGGGACTCGGTCAGCACCTACGGTGTTGGCGGCCCGGTGACGCTGGAACTGGTGGACGACAGCTACACGGTTCAACCAGTCAACAACGACCCATCGCAGCCAGCGTTGGATATGCGTGGATACGTGGTTGGATTGGGAGCGAACAACCCGATCACGTGGCGGCCAGTTGCCGGCAAGACGAACGTGACGGTCAACCTGAAATCGCCATCGGGCATCGGCATCTGGTACGGCCAGAAGGACACCTCGAACCCGAGCGGATACATCACGTGGGATGGCGGAACCAACAAGGTATTCCGGTTCGTGCTGGAGAACACGACGGCAACCAGCACCAGCGGGTACAAACGCTTGGCGATTCCATTCTATTTGGGTCAAGGGGCATCGAACTACAAGGTGCTCAACAGCCGGATCGAGCCAGCAAGCGGGAACACGTGGAGCCTGAAGAACACGGCCAGCACGGTGACGATTCCAAGCTACAACCAGTCGTTCAACACGTTCACGTTTGTGGATGACTTGGCGCAGGTGATGTCAGCCGGTGTGATGCTTCGGAACTCGGCACCGATTGACGGAGCCACAGGAACGAACTCGCAAAAGCGCGACACGCTTCGGAACCAGAACAACGTGATCAGCGGGAACGTGATCCGTGACTTCGGCATGGGAATCGCCTCGGTGGGAGCCGGACCGCTGTACGTGGTTGGCCCGGGTGCCTACGTGGAGTACACGAACCAGAACAACCAGTACACCGGGAACCAGATTTGGAACTCAGGTCGTGCAGGTGTGACGTTGGTGTATGAGAAGAACTCGGTGGTGAGCGACAACTGGATCAACGGTGTTGCGAACACGTCGAAGACGATGTTGCATGGCGTTGGCATTGCGATCACCAGTGGTGGGAACGCCTCGAACAACCGTGGGTACTCGAGCGACATCACGATCGAGCGGAACCGGATTGCAAACATCAGCACAGTTGTTGGAGTCAGCGGTGGTATCGCTGCCGACATCAACGAGAACGTGTTTGTGTCGCCATCGAACCGGACGTATCGGTTCCCGAACAACGGGGCATCGAACCTGAAGGTATCGAACAACATGATTTGGAACTATTGTGGGGGCAGCACCCTTGCAGCCATTGCGATCACGCCAGAAGGGACGAACCGTCTGGACTTCGTGATGACGGGGAACCAGGTCAACAACAACACGATCTACAACACAAGTGCCTGCAACATGCAAGCGGTGGAGTACGGGATTTTGATGGATCGTGCGCAAGGCTCGGTTCAGAACAACATCGTGGCGTTGACAGGAACCAACAATCCAACCGCACTTCGGTTGGTGGGATCGGAGTTGAAGACGAAGCTGATCTCGAACCACAATATTCTGTGGGTACCGAACGGGATGACGGGATCGTTGCAGAACCTGTCAGCACAAGGGTACAAGATTCCATCGCCACCAGTGGCAACGAACCTGAACCAATGGCGGTACCTGACGGGCATGGATATGAACTCGATGCAGGGTGACATCACCCAAGAGTTCGTCTCGACGTACCCGGGTGGCGTTGACCTCCATATCCAACCGATGTACCGTGGTTCGATTGCGAACAACCGCGGGACGAAGGTTGCGGGGTTGACGAACGATATTGACATGGAGCCACGCGGCTCGGCAGCATTGAACGGTCGGTACGACATCGGAGCCGACGAGTTCACGGGTCACATCCGCAACCACGATGTGATGGCCGAGGACATCTTGGGACCGGTGGGATATCGTGCCTCAAGCGGTCAGTTTAGCGATGCAGAGTACATGATGGTTGACACGGCGGTGAGCCTTGTGGGACGCCTGCGGAACGTGGGTGGCCAGCCGGTGCCATCGAACGCAGCAACGATGACGGTGCAACGGTGGACGGGGACAACGTGGGTGACGGTTGCGACAATGAACAAGAGCGCAAGTGTGGACGTGAGCGAGCAGCGGAACGTGGCGTTCGGGATGTTCATGCCGCAGACGCTTCGCGAGTTGGGCCAAAGCGATCCATACTACGGCCAGGATGCGAACGTGAGTCCGCTGTACCGCCTGCAGTTGCGGAGCGGAACGGACGACAACGTGACGAACAACCGGTACGAGAAGATCGTGCGGTTCTACGTATTGCGCGCAACGCGCCGTGTGTTGGTATCGGTCGAGAGCTACCAGCCATCGAACGTGACGAACAGCGGGATCAGCGACGCAGTGGTTCTTGGGAACAAACTGAACGCGGACTCGGTGATCAGCGCGATGAATCAGATCGCCTGGGATCGGACGAACGGGCTTGGAACGGAAGACTTCGACATCTTCCAACGTGATATGTGGCCAAAGGAGAACCTGGACTTCCGCCCATGGAAGACGGTGATCTGGGCACAAGGCGAGGAAGCCGAAGGGTTGGAAGCTGAAGAGCGTGCAGCATTGAAGAGCGCGCTGGAGAGTGGCACGGCAAAAGACAAGATGAAGTTCCTGATCGCAGGTCAAGAAGTCGCACGGAAGCACGACGTGGTGTTGACGGCCGGGAACGGTCAGATTGCCGACAAGGAGTTCGTGAACAACTACCTGCGCGCAACGTACTCGAAGCCGACGCAGCCAGCGAACTACAGCGGGTTGCGGATCAAGGGGATCGCGCTGACGCCGAACAAGTTCGAGATGATCCAGGGGACCGGGGTGACGAACGACGCACCACCGATGCCGGCGATCTTGAAGGTGACAGTGAACTCTGACGGAGTGGCGAAGTCATCGCATCAGTACATAGATTTGCCACCGGTGCCGGATCCAACGGTACGTCAAGACACGACAGCCGGAGTGGCCTCGAAGGGAGTGAAGAAGCAGGTGGTGTACTACGCGTTTGATTGGCGTCACGCCGGTCGCTTCTGGCCGGAGCCAACGCAGAGCGGAGTGAAGCGGTTGGTGTTGGCAGGGTTGGACTTCTTCGGATACAACACATCGGAAGTGCTGCCGATCAAGCTGTCGTCGTTCGCGGCACAGCAGACAGGTCGCCGTCAGGTAACGGTGGAGTGGACAACAGCCGGCGAGGAGAACGTGAGCGCGATGGAGATTCAGCGAGCCGAGGTAATGGAAGCGGTGACGGGTGACGTGGTCGGGGAGTTCAGCGTGGTGGATCGTCAAGCGGGTCGCGGAACAGCGACAGTGGGAGCGGAGTACCGGACGGTGGATGGAGGAGTAGTGGGAGGCCGGACGTACATCTACCGCTTGGTGACGGTGAACACGGACGGGACGGTAGAGATCAACGACCAGCGTCAGGTGAAGGTAAGCGGTGATGAGGCGATGAGCCTAAGCGTGGTGGTAGCCCCGAACCCGATGGTGGATCGTGGAAGCGTGCAAGTGGAGTTGGCCGAGGGTGGCGAAGGCCGGATCGTGATGTACGACGCAAGCGGGAAGGAGGTAAGCGAGGTGTACAGCGGAGCAATGGTGAGTGGAGTGACGGAATACTCGTTGCCAGTGAGCGAGTTGACGAGCGGAACGTACACAGTGCGGATCGAAGTGGGTGGCCAAAGCCCAGTGGTGAAGAGCATCGTGGTGAAGAAGTAAGGAACGAACCTTCCCTCCTCCGCAAGGGGGGGGAGAAGGATGAACACAATACCCAAGCGGCCACCAGGAAAACCCGGTGGCCGCTTGGTGCTTTTGCTAATGGGGATGAAGCAATTGATAAAGCCTCACAATCCCTTCCACAAGGCGGGGGCCGGGGCGCAGGAGAAGATCGGGGTGGATGATGGAGACGCGCCCATTCCGCACCGCACGGAGCGCGCGCCATTCGGGATACAGCTCCAACAACGACTCCGCATCGGCTTCGGTTTTGGCAGGAAGAATAATTGCTTCTGGGTTCTTGCGCAGCAGCTCCTCGCGGCTGATAACCGGGTACGCAGCGGCGGCTTCGGCGGCAATGTTTTCTCCCCCAGCAATCACCAATGCTTCCTGAATAAATCCGCGGCTGACGGTCATCAGCATCGAGCGGTCAATCACGATAAACGTGCTGACGCTTGGCAAGCGGGCCGTAAGCTGCTTCACCGAATCAAGGGTCTGCTGAAGCCCTGCAACCAGTTTGTTGGATTGGTGTTGTTGACCAACAAGAATCCCAACCGTATCCAATGACCGGATTACTCCTTGCACCGTTGCGGCATCAATAGCAACGGGGCGCAGTCCAAGCTCTTTCAGCTTATCATAGCCTGCTTGGGAGTTTCCCGCAATGGTCATCAGCACGATATCTGGCTTTGCTGCAAGGATTTTCTCATACTCAATATTCAGCATATCCCCCATAATCGGCAGCTGAAGGGCCTGCTGGGGGTAATCGCAAAAAGCGGTTCGCCCAACCAGCTTGCTTCCGGCTCCAACGGCATACATCATCTCCGTAAGGTTGGGCGCAAGGGCCACTACCCTTTCGGCGGGGTGGCGCAGCCGGATGGTGTCGCCAATCGCGTCAACAAGCTGGATGGCGGCTGCGGTGCTGGCTTCGGCTGGGTCGTTATCCTTGCGGCAACCAGCCGCCAGAAAGATAATTGCAAAGAGAAGAATCAGCGGAAATATCGGCCACCGGAAACCGTCCTGAATCGCACGCTTTTTGTTGCGCCGGCAATGCCCGTTAGGATGATAGTGCTGGCGCGCCCGCGATTGCTCCCTTGCCCCTGATCTGCTTGTAGTAGTAGATTGGATACCCGGCTCCCAATCCAGCCTTGAAGTTCTCACGTTCAAATTCTGCATGAAAGACATGATGGTTATTGCACCCTTGCTGCAACGCAGTGTTGTGTTGTTGGCGTTTCTGTGTACGCTTGGCCTGCGCCCGCTGCTTGCCCAGCAGCCGGTGTATGATCCCGAGGGACAGGCCGAACGAATCAAGAAAATCTACGAGGAATCCCGCAACGACCCCAACCGCGACGTCATCAACGAAGACGTCCGGGGGCGGGATGAATGGTTCTTCTATCAACGTGCCTATCCGTTCGACCGCATCCCCGCGAACGGGCGCGGAATGGCCGTGCAGCAAACCCGGGTCATGCAGGAACAACTGCAACATGCTTTGCAGAATGGAGCTGCCAAAAAAGGAGCCACGCTTCTTGGAGCAAAGCAGTGGGAGGAGATCGGTCCATACAACGTGGGGGGGCGCATCCGTGCGATTGCGGTGAACCCGCTGAACACGGACATCATTTTTATCGGCGCGGCGGCCGGCGGCGTGTGGCGTTCAACCGATGGCGGGGCGAACTGGAGCAGCACCTTCGACCAACAAGGCTCCCTTGCCATGGGGGCGATTGCTATAAGCCCAGCCAATCCGCAAATCGTGTACGTGGGAACCGGAGAGAACACCCCGCACCCGATGTCACTGACCGGGGAAGGGCTGTTCAAATCAACCGATGGGGGGGAGACGTGGCAACAGTTGGCACTGACCCAGGTTGGGGCGTTTTCCAAGCTGTACGTCCATCGCCAGCGGCCAAATATCATCTATGCCGCCACCACCCGATCCAACGGCGGGTTCTACAAATCGGTGGATGCGGGCGTTACCTGGACCCGCACGCTAAGCTCCGATGCCTACGACCTTACCGTAAGCCCAACCAACAGCGACGTTCTGCTGGTTAGCACCACCAACAGTATCCATCGTTCGACCGATGGGGGCGAAACATTCACGCGGGTAAGCGGAACCGGAAGTGGATTCGACGGAACCAACGGCAACCGTATCAGCATTGCCATGTCGGCAAGCAACAACAATCGCGTCTATGCCCTGATCTCACGCACGGGCGGTTCGCAAGGGAACAACCTTGCCGATGCCTACTACTCCATTGATGGCGGCGTTACCTGGAAGCTCTCGAAAAAATTCGGCGAATCCTTCTTCCGTACCCAGGGGAACTACAACAACGCCATCGAGGTTCACCCCACGAATCCAGATATCGTCATAGCCTTGGGGATAGATGCTTGGCGCACCACCAATGGTGGAGTTGCTTGGGAGAATAGGACGAACGTTTATACCCAATACCCTCCCTTCTCCGTTGCCCACCCCGATCATCACGTGATCGTCTTCGACCCAAAGAATCCTGACATTCTGCACATCGGCAGCGATGGCGGATACTACCGCTCGGTGGATGGCGCAAACAACTGGAGCCGTATCGGAAACAAGCTACCCATCACCCAGTTTTATGCCATGGATGTTGACCAAAACCGGAACTACCGCGCCTACGGTGGAACCCAGGATAATGGCTCCAACGGAACCGTGGCCGGGACTTCAGGCTTCTCCAAAACTTGGAACGATCTTAGCGGCGGCGATGGCTTCTGGGTGGCGGTTGATAAATCCAACTCCAACCTTGTTTATACCGAAATCTACTACGGCCAAAGAATTTATCGGGTGAACGTGACCACCGGAGCCACCTCGCAGCTGAATGTGAGTGCCCTGCAGAACGACCCCGGCGATTGGTCCACGCCATTGATGATGAGCCCTACCGACCAAGTCACCCTTTACTCCGCCCGGCGCGACTTGTGGCGCACCAGCAACCGCGGAAGCTCCTGGCAGAACCTTGATGTTCCTGGCAACGGCACAGCCTCCACAATGGCCCTTTCACCACACGATGGCGAGCAAATGATGGTTGGGAAAGGGAGCGGCGGGGTCTATTTCTCGGTTGATGACGGCGCAACATGGACTGCATCGAAAGGGCTGCCCAACTTGTACGTCACCGATCTGGTGTATGATCCGGTCAACCCAGCGCGGGTCTATGCCACCTTCAGCGGATATAGCAATCGGCACGTCTATCGTTCCGATGACAAGGGGGCGAACTTTGTTGAGATCACCAACAACCTTCCCAACATTCCGGTGAATGCCATTGAGGTGGACCCGGCCAACAATGGGCATCTGTTTGTTGGGACCGATGTTGGGATGTTCGTAAGCCTTGACACCGGGGCAACGTGGTTCCCCTTCAACGAAGGCTTCCCGCTGACGGTCGTCAACGACCTCCGTATCCATCAAGCAACGCACACCCTTGTGGCCGCCACCTTTGGCCGCTCGATGTTTGCTATCAACATTGATAACCCTGATGTGCAGGGAATCGTGATAAACCCCGCTGGCGGAGCGGTGATTGAAACGCCCGACACCGTGGAAATCCGCTGGGCCGGATTCGAGAGCGAGGTCAAGGTGTTGATAAGCTACGACGGCGGAAGAACGTGGGACACGCTTTCGCAACGCGCCAGCGGAAGCAGCCTAAGCACGCCCCTTCCAATGGCCCGCGCAACGAATGTAAAAATCAAAGTGGTGGAGATTTCCAGCGGGCGCACCGCCGAATCGGGCAGCTTCTCGCTGACGGCCCCGGCCAACACGCAATCGCTGAACCAACGTGGGTTTGTGGCCACGGCCTTAACCGTGCGCAACGGCTATCTGTGGGCTGCCTCGCGCAGCAGCGACACGCTCTACTTCATGAAGCTCCCCTCCATTCTCACCAAAACTCCAATCGTCCGCACCGGGTTCAGCGGGGAGATTCGGGACCTGGCGTACGATGCCGCGACCGATCAGTTTATCGCACTTGTGGCCAATGGCGATTACACCAACCCCGGCATTTGGCGGATGGACACCACCGGCACCGCGCTTGGCCAAATCCCGCTGCCGGAAGGGGTGACGGCAATCAGCGGCATTGACATGACCCCGCAAGGATTGGCACTGATAACCCCGGGAAACCAAGCAACGCTCTATGTGGTGAATCCTTC encodes:
- a CDS encoding T9SS type A sorting domain-containing protein, which encodes MPAGSDAEKFVILQNPKTNPDTLAITRVPTINYVGVLANYPVLYAYYPSYAPPTFLYRSTPIWHYEFPTKDGQQIGYRLSPVFDDVAADSIWFTPERLGNTHLGGSTITVNAQFLNVGKNVRQNVPVQAKVYRDQDLVNPVLTLNGTAFTTAAAQGQTSTIVLGQVTPPITDITGIYTVKIYSQLTSPMDQDFSNDTLTGQFAIAKPHDVRPWAILQPYENKPPLNYQYPVGVGVPIEVRFLNAGFNSQTDVPVAYEIRDNSGLVVYSAPGIVPGVWQPATFRDLNLTPWVPTRPGRYYLKVLTNLSKDENRLNDTLPNWKSWGLPFDVNYEIELEALLAGVTPHSPMAGEFYPDGRPIHVSAGFRNNGLADATNVPASVVITNSAGQIVYSRTATILTVTSGGAPMLQEFPDFIPNGAGEYCLTVTVNDPQDPVTENNSTTWCFNVKARYAGVYRVGFGEHFRTIQEAWDSVSTYGVGGPVTLELVDDSYTVQPVNNDPSQPALDMRGYVVGLGANNPITWRPVAGKTNVTVNLKSPSGIGIWYGQKDTSNPSGYITWDGGTNKVFRFVLENTTATSTSGYKRLAIPFYLGQGASNYKVLNSRIEPASGNTWSLKNTASTVTIPSYNQSFNTFTFVDDLAQVMSAGVMLRNSAPIDGATGTNSQKRDTLRNQNNVISGNVIRDFGMGIASVGAGPLYVVGPGAYVEYTNQNNQYTGNQIWNSGRAGVTLVYEKNSVVSDNWINGVANTSKTMLHGVGIAITSGGNASNNRGYSSDITIERNRIANISTVVGVSGGIAADINENVFVSPSNRTYRFPNNGASNLKVSNNMIWNYCGGSTLAAIAITPEGTNRLDFVMTGNQVNNNTIYNTSACNMQAVEYGILMDRAQGSVQNNIVALTGTNNPTALRLVGSELKTKLISNHNILWVPNGMTGSLQNLSAQGYKIPSPPVATNLNQWRYLTGMDMNSMQGDITQEFVSTYPGGVDLHIQPMYRGSIANNRGTKVAGLTNDIDMEPRGSAALNGRYDIGADEFTGHIRNHDVMAEDILGPVGYRASSGQFSDAEYMMVDTAVSLVGRLRNVGGQPVPSNAATMTVQRWTGTTWVTVATMNKSASVDVSEQRNVAFGMFMPQTLRELGQSDPYYGQDANVSPLYRLQLRSGTDDNVTNNRYEKIVRFYVLRATRRVLVSVESYQPSNVTNSGISDAVVLGNKLNADSVISAMNQIAWDRTNGLGTEDFDIFQRDMWPKENLDFRPWKTVIWAQGEEAEGLEAEERAALKSALESGTAKDKMKFLIAGQEVARKHDVVLTAGNGQIADKEFVNNYLRATYSKPTQPANYSGLRIKGIALTPNKFEMIQGTGVTNDAPPMPAILKVTVNSDGVAKSSHQYIDLPPVPDPTVRQDTTAGVASKGVKKQVVYYAFDWRHAGRFWPEPTQSGVKRLVLAGLDFFGYNTSEVLPIKLSSFAAQQTGRRQVTVEWTTAGEENVSAMEIQRAEVMEAVTGDVVGEFSVVDRQAGRGTATVGAEYRTVDGGVVGGRTYIYRLVTVNTDGTVEINDQRQVKVSGDEAMSLSVVVAPNPMVDRGSVQVELAEGGEGRIVMYDASGKEVSEVYSGAMVSGVTEYSLPVSELTSGTYTVRIEVGGQSPVVKSIVVKK
- a CDS encoding cobalamin-binding protein, with protein sequence MQNLNVRTSRLDWEPGIQSTTTSRSGAREQSRARQHYHPNGHCRRNKKRAIQDGFRWPIFPLILLFAIIFLAAGCRKDNDPAEASTAAAIQLVDAIGDTIRLRHPAERVVALAPNLTEMMYAVGAGSKLVGRTAFCDYPQQALQLPIMGDMLNIEYEKILAAKPDIVLMTIAGNSQAGYDKLKELGLRPVAIDAATVQGVIRSLDTVGILVGQQHQSNKLVAGLQQTLDSVKQLTARLPSVSTFIVIDRSMLMTVSRGFIQEALVIAGGENIAAEAAAAYPVISREELLRKNPEAIILPAKTEADAESLLELYPEWRALRAVRNGRVSIIHPDLLLRPGPRLVEGIVRLYQLLHPH